CTGCGCTGTATGTTCCATTAAATGACGGATCGGCGCGAAAGTCAACCGGTCCGGTCCGGGTCGACGTAGGCGGCGACGATCTCGCCGATGACGATCATGTGATGATCATCGTTGTCGTAGTACTTTTCGCGGACGTCGGGGGCGGAGAAGTCCCCCTTCTCCAGTTGCTTGCGCACGATGATCCGACACTCGTAGTACAACGCGCATCCGTCGATCACCGGGGTGGCGACCCGCATCCCCGGGCGGAACGCGATCCCGCACGCCGCCGCCTTGTCCATGTCCCTTCCCGAGTTGTGACCGCAGAAATCGAGCGCGGCGGCAAGGTCACCATTCTTGGGAACGCTGACGGTGAAGCTCTCCTCCCGCAGCAAGCAGCCGTGGGTGTAGCGCGAGCGGCGCACGAGGACGGTGAACGTCGGGATGCTCCAGATCCGCCCGACCGCGCCCCAGCCGATCGTCATCGGGTTCGCTCTTCCAGCCTCGTCACGGGCGACCAGGAACGCGCCGTTTCCGGCCAGCGCCCGTTCCAACAGCTCCGTGCGTTCGTGCCATGCTATTTGTTTCATCTCACTCTCCCTTCAACCATCCGGTTTCGACCTCCTCTGGGGTTATGAACAGAGGAACGTAGGGCTTGATGTCGAGGAGAGGGGTGCCGTCGATGATGTCGAGATCGGCGATGCGCAGGATCCTTCCCTCCACCCCGAGCAGCCGCACCGTGGAGACCCCGATCGGATTCGGGCGGTGCGGGGCGCGGGTGGCGAACAGCCCGCGCAGTCCCTCCCGGTGCGGGGTGGTGACGCGCAGCCGGTATCCGACCGCGCGGTGAAAGTGACAGATCAGGGTGATGTGGCTGAACCCATCGAGGTCGGCGAGCCCGTCGGCAAACCCAGGAAATACCTCGACTGTCCCCTCCACCCCGCGGCCGAAGCACGGCTGGAACGGGACCCCGTACGGCTCCTTGTACGGAGAGTGGACGATCCCGATCGGTCGGTAGCAGATCCGTTCTTCCATCACACCTCCGGGCTCTTGCGCTTCGAGTAGTAGTGGATGTCGTCGTGGCGGAGGTAGCCGAGCGCGGCGAAGAACTCCTGCGAGCTTGTGTTCCAGTCCTCGATCAGGCAGGTGACGATCTCGATCCCCATCTCCTCCAACCGTCGTTCCACCTCGCGGACGAGCCGCGTCCCGATCCCGCGGCGGCGGTAGTCGGGGTGGACGGCGAGCCGGTTGATCCATCCCTTGCGCCCGTCGTGCGTCCCGAGGACCGAGCCGACGAGCCGCCCGTCCTCCTCGGCAACGAGGAAGATCGAGCATCCGCCGGAAAGCTCGCGGGCGATGTGGGCCAGTGAATCGCGCCCGCGCGGGCGGTGGGACAACCCGGCCGCGTTCCACAGCGCGATCAACGCGTCGTAATCGTCGATACGCAGGGCACGTATCTCGATCATTCCCCTCCCTTCAAATGCTTATCGAACCAAGCGATGATCTCCTCCAGGCGGCGCAGGCGGTGCTTCGGCTTGCCGGTGCGCGACAGGTCGTGGTTCTCGCCGCGGAACATGACCAACCGCGCCTCGGTCCCATGGTAGCGCAGCGCGGTGAACATCTGGATCCCCTCGGCGATCCAGCAGCGGTAGTCCTCCTGGGAATGGATGAACAGCGTCGGGGTCCTCGCCCGGTCGGCGTAGCGGAGCGGGGAGTGCCACCACAGCTTCCGCCCGTCGTCCTGCCACGGGGTGGCGCCGATCTGGTCGTAGTTGAAGAAATAGCCGATGTCGGTGGTGCAGAACTTGGAGATCCAGTTGGCGATCGAGCGCTGCGAGCACGCGGCCTTGAACCGGTCGGTGTGGCCGATGATCCAGTTGGTCATGAACCCGCCGTAGGAGCCGCCCATCACCCCGAGGCGGTCAGGGTCGATCTCCGGGAACCGGGCGATCGCCGCATCCAGGATCGCCATCAGATCGTCGTAATCGATTGTTCCGTACCTGCCGCGGATGTCGGCGAAGGCGTTCCCCCGTCCGGACGAGCCGCGCGGGTTGCCGAACACGATGATGTAGCCCCGACCAGCGAGCAACTGCATCTCGTGGATGAACACCTCGCCGTACACCGTCTTTGGTCCACCGTGGATGGCGAGGATGGTCGGGTATTTCACGCTCCGGTCGCAGTCCGGCGGGCGGATGATCCACGCGGCGAGCTCGGTCCCGTCCGCGGTGGTGACGGTGAACCGCTCCGGGGCGGACACCGCCCTTCCGGCGAGCGCCTTCTCGTTCAGCGCGGTCAGCCGCCGCTCGGTCCCGTTGTCGAGCGTGTACAGCTCCTGCAGCTTCCCCGGGCGGAGCGCGACGTAGACGAGCCGACCGGCGCGGGCATCGAATGCGTCGATCGAGCCCGGGGCCTCGACCGCGCGGGTGATCTCCCCGTCCGGCGTGATGCACTCGAGGTAGCAGGAATCGTCCTCGGTCACGGTCACGTAGATCACATCCCCGGCGACGCGCAGCGTCGGCCCGCCGCCGTGACGGACATCGGAGTTGACCGAATTGCCGGTCGACCGGTCCCATCCCGGGGTGAGGGACGAGTGCGTCCCGGATTCGAGTTCGAACACCAGCACCTCGGGGTTCTCGTTCAGGCCGTAGGCCTTCATGTCAGTCCCCAGGGCGACGACGCGGTCGTCTCCGAGAAACCGCGGTCCGGAGAGCTCCAGCTCATCCTTGGACAGGCACGTGCGCGCGCCGGTGGCGAGATCGAGGACCCACAGCTCGTCGGTGAGCCCGGCCTTGTCCGTGAAATCCTTCCCCGCATAGGCGATCTTCGTCCCGCGCGCGTCGAACCCGGCGACGTCGAACGCCCCGGACACGAGCTCCTCGTCCTTGTTCGTCTCCGGATCGAATACGAACAGGTGGCGGCGGCGCTTGTTGGTGAACCCCACCCCGTTCGCCCAGAACGGGATCTCGTCCAGGACCTCGTAGTCCTCATCGCCTTCCTGGGTTTCGTAGAGCGGGACGCGCGCTGAATAGAGAAGACGGCCGTCTTCCAACAGGTCAAGCGACTCGACCTTATGCGGGATCTCCCCGATCCGCTCCGCCTCGCCCCCGTCGATCCTGATCCGATAAACCGGGCTTACGTCCTTTTTATCCTTCTCCTCCCGCCGCGAGATGAACAGGATCGCTTTCGAATCAGCGCTCCAAACGAACGGGCCGTCCTTGCCCGAGGTCGTCAGCCGCCTCACCGCGCCGTCCTCGAGCCGCACGAGGTAGATGTCACTCGCGTAGTCGTTCTCCTCCTCCCGCGCCCGCTTGACGATAAATGCCGCCAGTTCACCGTCCGGTGAGATCCGCACCCCGGACAGAAACCGATACGTCAGGAGATCGTTGGTCGTGATCTTCTCCATTCTCCCTCCTTTCCCGGTGATCTTACCGCCCGCAACCCGCCTCTCCCAGTCCGACTTGAAACAGCAGGCCGAACGGCTAATATATCGAGCCCGATATATCGGATCCAAAGGAGACGAAAATGCAGCGCGGTTTTTTGCGGATTTACCTGTTGAAGCTGATCGAGGAAGCGGGAGAGGAGGGGATCTCCGGCTACTCCCTGATGAAGCAGATCGAAGAGCGGACCGGGTTCTGGCGACCGTCTCCGGGCTCGATCTACCCGCTCCTCGGAGCGCTGGAAGAGGCGGGGGTGATCGAGCACCGCGCCGAAAAGGGCAAGAAGGTCTACTTCCTCACCGACAAGGGACGGGCCGGGCTCGCTCAGGCCAAGGCAGTGAAGGAGGAGACGATGGAGGGGGTGCGCCGGTCGATCCGGGTATTAGGGGAGCTGTTCGGGGAGGATGTTGTCGATGATCTGTCCGCGCACCTCGAACGGCGCCACCGTCTCCTCCCATCCGGCCTCCGGAGTGCGCTCTCCGAACTGCACCTCCTTCTCGGGGACATTCTTTCTCAGGAGCTTCCTCCGAAGAAAGCGGAGAGGATCGAACGGATAATACGGCAGACGATTGAGGAGTTGAGAGATGAAAAACGCGATTGAAGTGGAGAACCTGGTGAAGGTGTACAAGAACGGAGTGCGGGCCGTGGATGGGATCTCGTTTCAGGTGCAAACCGGGGAGATATTCGGGTTCCTCGGTCCGAACGGAGCGGGAAAGTCGACGACGATCAAGGTGCTGGTCGGCCTCCTCAACCCGACGGACGGGGTCCTGCGGATCAACGGGGTCGACATCCGCCGCCATCCGGCGGAGATCAAGCGGGCGACCGGGTACGCCGCCCAGGAGACGGCGATCGACGATCGGCTGACCGGGTGGGAGAACATCACCCTCCAGGGCCGGTTCTACCACCTCTCCGGCCGGGAGATCCGCGCCCGGGCGACCGAGGTCCTGCAGATGTTCGACCTGTACGAGCGACGGAACGACCTGACCGAGACTTACTCCGGCGGGATGCTCAAGCGGCTCGACATCGCGTGCGCTCTCATCCACCGCCCTCAGATCCTGTTCCTCGACGAGCCGACCCTCGGCCTCGACGTCCAGACGCGACAGACGATCTGGCGCTACATCGAGCAATTGCGGGCCGAACACGGGATGACGATATTCCTCACCACCCACTACATGGAGGAGGCCGACTCTCTGTGCGATCGGGTGGCGATCATCGATCACGGAAGGATTATGGCCCTGGACGGACCCGGTGCCCTCAAGTCGCAGATCGGCGGGGACCTTGTCACTGTGAGGTTTGCTGGCGATGTCGGGAAGGTAAATATGCTCCTAGACGTCATCCGCGGCCTCCCCAGGGTACGAGAGGTCAATGCGGGGGAGGACGGCATCCATCGCATTGTGGTGGAACAGCATGGCGACCAACTGGTTCCCGAGATTGTCCGGGTGGCAAACGAGCATGCTGTGGAGGTCCAGTCCATCCGTCTCAAGCGCCCCACGCTGGATGACGTCTATCTTCACTTCACCGGACATGAGATCCGCGAGGAAGAGGGAAACCGTGAGGCACAGGTCAAGGCACGTAGGATGAAGAGCAGAGCGAGGAGGTGAGCAGATGACGATCTTCGCTGATACTTGGTACGTAGCAAAGCGCGAGATGATAAAGTTCTTCCGGGCGCGGGTGAGGCTCTTGGTCTCTCTGATTCAGCCAGTGATCTGGCTCGGCCTCATGGGAAACATAATGCAAGGTTTGACAAGCAACCCGATGGTCGCCGAGACCTTCGGCACGAGTAACTACCTGGCGTTCATGACCCCAGGGATCATCATAATGACCACCCTGATGGGGGGAATCTCTGGCGGGATATCGATCGTGTGGGACCGAAGGATCGGATACCTGGAGAAGCTGATGGCTGCCCCGATCCACCGCGGGGCGATCCCGTTCGGAAAGGTGCTCGCCATAATGCTCCAGAATGCGATCCAGGTGCTGGCGATCATCATCATCGCTGTCCTGTTGGGGGTGCGTTTCCAATCCGGATTCTGGGGGATCATTCCCACCCTCTTAATAGCGATGCTCTTCGGCGGGGTCCTGAGCAGCTTGGCCCTTTCGCTCGCCGCGTCTATAAAAACGATGGAGACGCTGATGGCGATCGTCAACTTCCTCATGATGCCGCTCATGTTCACGAGCAACGCCATGTTTCCGACTACGCTGATGCCAAGCTGGCTGGCGACGATCGCCAAGATCAACCCGGTCACCTATGCCGTCGGTCCGATCCGGGAGCTCGTCCTCCACGGTTGGAACTGGGGGAAGATCCTCCCCGGAGCGGGGGTTATCCTCGGGCTGCTGCTCGCATTCATGCTCGTGAGTCAGATCGTCTTCCAGCGTGCAACGAGCGAGTGAAGAGCGTCCATTCGTACCGGCGGGGCTCGTCCCCGCCGGGGAGCGAAATCGCCCTCCCGTCGTCGACGGAGGTGTAGCGGCGGGCCCTGTGCCCGCCGGT
This window of the Candidatus Bipolaricaulota bacterium genome carries:
- a CDS encoding S9 family peptidase, giving the protein MEKITTNDLLTYRFLSGVRISPDGELAAFIVKRAREEENDYASDIYLVRLEDGAVRRLTTSGKDGPFVWSADSKAILFISRREEKDKKDVSPVYRIRIDGGEAERIGEIPHKVESLDLLEDGRLLYSARVPLYETQEGDEDYEVLDEIPFWANGVGFTNKRRRHLFVFDPETNKDEELVSGAFDVAGFDARGTKIAYAGKDFTDKAGLTDELWVLDLATGARTCLSKDELELSGPRFLGDDRVVALGTDMKAYGLNENPEVLVFELESGTHSSLTPGWDRSTGNSVNSDVRHGGGPTLRVAGDVIYVTVTEDDSCYLECITPDGEITRAVEAPGSIDAFDARAGRLVYVALRPGKLQELYTLDNGTERRLTALNEKALAGRAVSAPERFTVTTADGTELAAWIIRPPDCDRSVKYPTILAIHGGPKTVYGEVFIHEMQLLAGRGYIIVFGNPRGSSGRGNAFADIRGRYGTIDYDDLMAILDAAIARFPEIDPDRLGVMGGSYGGFMTNWIIGHTDRFKAACSQRSIANWISKFCTTDIGYFFNYDQIGATPWQDDGRKLWWHSPLRYADRARTPTLFIHSQEDYRCWIAEGIQMFTALRYHGTEARLVMFRGENHDLSRTGKPKHRLRRLEEIIAWFDKHLKGGE
- a CDS encoding ABC transporter permease — encoded protein: MTIFADTWYVAKREMIKFFRARVRLLVSLIQPVIWLGLMGNIMQGLTSNPMVAETFGTSNYLAFMTPGIIIMTTLMGGISGGISIVWDRRIGYLEKLMAAPIHRGAIPFGKVLAIMLQNAIQVLAIIIIAVLLGVRFQSGFWGIIPTLLIAMLFGGVLSSLALSLAASIKTMETLMAIVNFLMMPLMFTSNAMFPTTLMPSWLATIAKINPVTYAVGPIRELVLHGWNWGKILPGAGVILGLLLAFMLVSQIVFQRATSE
- a CDS encoding ATP-binding cassette domain-containing protein; translation: MKNAIEVENLVKVYKNGVRAVDGISFQVQTGEIFGFLGPNGAGKSTTIKVLVGLLNPTDGVLRINGVDIRRHPAEIKRATGYAAQETAIDDRLTGWENITLQGRFYHLSGREIRARATEVLQMFDLYERRNDLTETYSGGMLKRLDIACALIHRPQILFLDEPTLGLDVQTRQTIWRYIEQLRAEHGMTIFLTTHYMEEADSLCDRVAIIDHGRIMALDGPGALKSQIGGDLVTVRFAGDVGKVNMLLDVIRGLPRVREVNAGEDGIHRIVVEQHGDQLVPEIVRVANEHAVEVQSIRLKRPTLDDVYLHFTGHEIREEEGNREAQVKARRMKSRARR
- a CDS encoding GNAT family N-acetyltransferase; amino-acid sequence: MIEIRALRIDDYDALIALWNAAGLSHRPRGRDSLAHIARELSGGCSIFLVAEEDGRLVGSVLGTHDGRKGWINRLAVHPDYRRRGIGTRLVREVERRLEEMGIEIVTCLIEDWNTSSQEFFAALGYLRHDDIHYYSKRKSPEV
- a CDS encoding flavin reductase; translated protein: MKQIAWHERTELLERALAGNGAFLVARDEAGRANPMTIGWGAVGRIWSIPTFTVLVRRSRYTHGCLLREESFTVSVPKNGDLAAALDFCGHNSGRDMDKAAACGIAFRPGMRVATPVIDGCALYYECRIIVRKQLEKGDFSAPDVREKYYDNDDHHMIVIGEIVAAYVDPDRTG
- the tsaA gene encoding tRNA (N6-threonylcarbamoyladenosine(37)-N6)-methyltransferase TrmO; the encoded protein is MEERICYRPIGIVHSPYKEPYGVPFQPCFGRGVEGTVEVFPGFADGLADLDGFSHITLICHFHRAVGYRLRVTTPHREGLRGLFATRAPHRPNPIGVSTVRLLGVEGRILRIADLDIIDGTPLLDIKPYVPLFITPEEVETGWLKGE
- a CDS encoding PadR family transcriptional regulator, coding for MQRGFLRIYLLKLIEEAGEEGISGYSLMKQIEERTGFWRPSPGSIYPLLGALEEAGVIEHRAEKGKKVYFLTDKGRAGLAQAKAVKEETMEGVRRSIRVLGELFGEDVVDDLSAHLERRHRLLPSGLRSALSELHLLLGDILSQELPPKKAERIERIIRQTIEELRDEKRD